A DNA window from Plasmodium vinckei vinckei genome assembly, chromosome: PVVCY_10 contains the following coding sequences:
- a CDS encoding WD repeat-containing protein, putative: MLNKRNTKKRQRPKDLNSQDCSKKFENISEEEKKYIYPSIPNSPIIFHNDNIIYGLGKSLIIFNIKENKYIKQIEEHESVIRSLDVNENSKYFLTTGDDKIIIIYDGDWNVRYKIVHKKKIVKAYFLKCEDGQNEKNEILFIDKYGDVYLCNTQLLLKDGGLKDNNLSESNTNNDQTCKKENNDTSPEASITIKLNYLIDSLNDIEIKDEDLFFMKDFEHILENNYDNSDESYNVENEIDINNDVDVKENKNSEEKLGESNDNNKINILNSHENKINKIKERLEKHYQECFNNQHHLHPIITCSSGVVSLYYDNNFLIIGDRDEKIRILKNKDLNKIYNFYLNHKLFITSLALINEKIFCSSGADSYLYLWNIKTKEIIDSLYIDYPFLSKYIELKSFFDNSNNIDKYNFIVGMLIFNKKTSSIYMSIENIKGILVIPINVNDTNKECVTINKDKIKFYLLKDYPLSFLFTNYNNTNSLFYVDRNNGNLNQIILNEENELNSDPTVYTHSFITKGEQIDIGLINHWKHTVEDNF, encoded by the exons aTGTtgaataaaagaaatacaaAGAAAAGACAAAGACCCAAAGATTTAAACTCTCAGGATTgtagtaaaaaatttgaaaatataagtgaagaagaaaaaaaatatatttacccAAGTATTCCAAATTCGCCTATAATTTTCCacaatgataatataatatatggatTAGGAAAAagtttaattatttttaacataaaagaaaataaatatatcaaacaAATCGAAGAACATGAAAGTGTTATAAGATCTTTAGACGTAAACgaaaatagtaaatattTCTTAACAACAGGagatgataaaataatcataatTTATGATGGCGATTGGAATGTGCGTTATAAAATTGTGcacaaaaagaaaattgtTAAGGCGTATTTCTTGAAATGTGAGGACggacaaaatgaaaaaaatgaaatattattcattgACAAATATGGAGACGTATATTTGTGTAATACACAATTATTATTGAAAGATGGGGGTCttaaagataataatttaagcGAAAGcaatacaaataatgaCCAAACTtgtaaaaaggaaaataatgatacaTCACCCGAAGCAAgtataacaataaaattgaattaCTTAATTGATTCTTTGAATGATATTGAAATAAAGGATgaagatttattttttatgaaagaTTTTGAACATATTttggaaaataattatgataattCGGATGAATCATATAATgttgaaaatgaaattgatataaataatgacgTTGATGTGAAagagaataaaaatagtgaagAAAAACTCGGCGAatcaaatgataataataaaattaatatattaaatagccatgaaaataaaataaataaaataaaagaaaggTTAGAAAAACATTATCAAGAATGTTTTAATAATCAACATCATTTACACCCAATCATAACTTGCAGTTCTGGAGTTGTATCTttatattatgataataattttttaataataggAGATAgagatgaaaaaataagaatattaaaaaataaagatttgaataaaatatataatttttatttaaatcataaactttttattacttcccttgcattaataaatgaaaaaatattttgttcgTCAGGAGCAGATTcatatctatatttatggaatattaaaacaaaagaaataatagactcattatatattgattatccctttttatcaaaatatatcgaactaaaatcattttttgataactctaataatatagataaatataattttatagtaGGTATGTtgatttttaataaaaaaacatcatccatatatatgtcTATAGAAAACATTAAAGGGATATTAGTTATACCAATAAATGTAAACGACACAAATAAAGAATGCGTCACAattaataaagataaaatcAAGTTTTACCTTTTAAAGGATTACCCTTtatcttttctttttacaaattataataatacaaattcGTTATTTTACGTTGACCGAAATAATGGAAATTTAaatcaaattatattaaatgaagaaaatgaacTTAATAGTGATCCTACGGTTTATACTCATTCTTTCATTACCAAAGGAGAACAAATTG ACATTGGACTAATAAACCACTGGAAGCACACCGTAGAAGATAATTTCTAA
- a CDS encoding tRNA-dihydrouridine synthase, putative, whose protein sequence is MDTEQSENVKKKEYEKTYWEILGSPKYVLAPMVDLSELPFRLLCRNYNCDLAFTPMLHSKNFVEHSKYRIGYFKKCDQDKPLIAQFCGNDPSIILKAIDYVKDEVNGVDINLGCPQQIAKKGNYGAFLLHKHDEVVSLISDITNNCNVPISCKIRKIDNDYQKTLNLCYDLQSRNVKMITVHGRTKEEKGVNIKECDYEIIKIIKERLNIPIIANGSIENFEDIEKCLNYTKTDAVMCAEIMLEKPSFFSNKNINTIDLVNEYYDLFLKYETNTKYLKSHLFKMLYKYFTVHTDLRDLLNNCHTINDYLNFRDLLNQKRNENSLVESAHSWYRRYRKN, encoded by the coding sequence ATGGATACAGAACAAAGTGAAAATGTAAAGAAAAaggaatatgaaaaaacatattgGGAAATATTGGGGAGCCCTAAGTATGTTTTAGCACCTATGGTTGATTTAAGTGAATTACCTTTTCGATTACTATGCCGAAATTATAATTGTGATCTTGCATTTACCCCTATGTTGCATTCCAAAAATTTTGTTGAACATAGTAAATATAGAATAGggtattttaaaaaatgtgatcAAGATAAACCATTAATAGCTCAATTTTGTGGAAATGATCCatcaataattttaaaagcCATTGATTATGTTAAAGATGAAGTAAATGGTGTTGACATAAATTTAGGTTGCCCTCAGCAAATAGCAAAAAAAGGAAACTATGGagcatttttattacataaacATGATGAAGTGGTTAGTTTAATATCTGATATTACAAATAATTGTAATGTTCCTATTAGTTGTAAAATACGAAAAATAGATAATGATTATCAAAAAACtttaaatttatgttaCGATTTACAAAGTCGGAATGTTAAAATGATTACTGTACATGGGAGAacaaaagaagaaaaaggtgtaaatattaaagaGTGTGATtatgaaattataaaaataattaaagaaCGATTAAATATTCCTATAATAGCTAATGGTTCtattgaaaattttgaagacatagaaaaatgtttaaattatacaaaaacaGATGCAGTAATGTGTGCAGAAATAATGCTAGAAAAGCCgagttttttttcaaataaaaatattaatactaTAGATTTAGTTAATGAATattatgatttatttttaaaatatgaaacaaatacaaaatatttgaagagtcatttatttaaaatgttatataaatattttactgTACATACTGATTTACgagatttattaaataattgtcatacaataaatgattatttaaattttagaGATTTGTTAAACCAAAAAAGAAACGAAAATTCTTTAGTTGAATCGGCTCATAGTTGGTATAGAAGATacagaaaaaattaa